The proteins below come from a single Eucalyptus grandis isolate ANBG69807.140 chromosome 3, ASM1654582v1, whole genome shotgun sequence genomic window:
- the LOC104437810 gene encoding zinc finger CCCH domain-containing protein 2, whose amino-acid sequence MMMMTMAAGGGDHHARSTPTVQIPPVWDPLDDPATGGCGGPYSPYSPYSPYSGGGNAGGAAGGGECCNDLTALRRFLPSNHHQDEEDEEDGRAPGEDGVLGCDEFRMYEFKVRKCARGRSHDWTECPYAHPGEKARRRDPRRFFYSGTACPDFRKGACKKGDACEFAHGVFECWLHPERYRTQACKDGQSCRRRVCFFAHSPDQLRVLPAQQQQQQQQQQQQQQHSPKSATDSEFGSPVRPSAAAAAAFDSYFTKPWSASFISSPTSILTTSSPPISPPTNSPPMSPNQRGGCCGSPGSVSELVACMRNMQIAKMKMSPRGQMGGSLFGSPLRPGCHLAAPVTPRAESSPRYGQLGGGGGLFDLWESHRRCEEEPSMERVESGRDLRAKMYAKLSKENSLDGADLVGTGASPDVGWVFELVM is encoded by the exons atgatgatgatgacgatggccgccggcggcggcgaccacCACGCCCGCTCCACCCCGACCGTCCAGATCCCCCCCGTGTGGGACCCGCTCGACGACCCGGCCACCGGCGGCTGCGGCGGGCCGTACTCACCGTACTCCCCGTACTCCCCGTACTCCGGCGGCGGCAATGCCGGCGGGGCCGCGGGAGGAGGGGAGTGCTGCAACGACCTGACGGCGTTACGGCGGTTCCTGCCGTCGAACCACCACCAggacgaggaggacgaggaggacggGCGGGCGCCCGGGGAGGACGGCGTGCTGGGCTGCGACGAGTTCCGGATGTACGAGTTCAAGGTGAGGAAGTGCGCGCGCGGGAGGTCGCACGACTGGACAGAGTGCCCGTACGCGCACCCCGGCGAGAAGGCGCGACGCAGGGACCCGCGCCGGTTCTTCTACTCCGGCACTGCATGTCCTGATTTCCGCAAAG GCGCGTGCAAGAAGGGTGACGCGTGCGAGTTCGCTCACGGCGTGTTCGAGTGCTGGCTCCACCCGGAGCGATACCGGACGCAGGCGTGCAAGGACGGGCAAAGCTGCCGCCGCCGCGTCTGCTTCTTCGCCCACTCCCCCGACCAGCTCCGGGTCCTCCCCgcccagcagcagcagcagcagcagcagcagcagcagcagcagcagcacagCCCCAAGAGCGCCACCGACTCCGAGTTCGGGTCCCCGGTCCGCCCCTCCGCTGCCGCGGCGGCGGCCTTCGACTCCTACTTCACCAAGCCGTGGTCGGCCTCCTTCATATCCTCGCCCACCTCGATCCTGACCACCTCGTCGCCCCCGATCTCGCCCCCGACCAACTCGCCCCCGATGTCCCCGAACCAACGCGGCGGCTGCTGTGGGTCGCCCGGATCGGTGAGCGAGCTGGTGGCCTGCATGAGGAATATGCAGATCgccaagatgaagatgagcccCCGCGGGCAGATGGGGGGGTCTCTCTTCGGGTCCCCGCTCCGACCCGGGTGCCACCTTGCGGCGCCGGTGACTCCCAGGGCCGAGTCTTCACCGCGGTACGGGCAGCTCGGCGGTGGAGGCGGGCTCTTTGATCTGTGGGAGTCTCACCGTCGCTGCGAGGAGGAGCCTTCCATGGAAAGGGTCGAGTCCGGGAGAGATTTGAGGGCTAAGATGTACGCCAAGCTCAGCAAGGAGAATTCCCTCGATGGCGCCGACCTTGTCGGGACCGGAGCTAGTCCCGACGTGGGGTGGGTCTTTGAGCTGGTCATGTGA